A section of the Veillonellaceae bacterium genome encodes:
- a CDS encoding TIGR03905 family TSCPD domain-containing protein — protein sequence KKVSFSSGCSGNLQGISRLVEGMPIQEVIKRLKGISCGGKDTSCPDQLARALAQFAAE from the coding sequence TAAAAAAGGTGTCATTCTCCTCGGGCTGTTCCGGCAACCTTCAAGGCATCAGCCGCCTGGTCGAAGGAATGCCGATTCAGGAGGTTATAAAGCGCTTAAAAGGAATCTCCTGCGGCGGTAAAGATACCTCGTGTCCGGATCAGCTGGCTAGAGCATTGGCACAGTTTGCAGCAGAATAA